From Opitutaceae bacterium:
CGCTGCCGCCTCGGCACCTTCCTTGTAGGCGCCACAACCGGGTCCGCCGCAATAGGCGACTACCAGTGCATTCTTGTCCGCCGGAAGAACCGAGGCCAGGTCGTTCTTCTTGGCTTCAAAGTCGATCGCACCAGGGATGTGACCTTCCTTGTAGGAGTCCGATCCGTTTACGTCGAGAAGCGTCACGCTCTTGGAAGAGACAGCGGCTTCGAGTTCCTTCTGGGAGATCTCAGGGTATTTCGAGTTGCCGGCAAGGGCAACGCTGACGAGGCCAACAAGGGCAAGGAGAACTAGGGTGAAGCGTTTCATCGCGACAACTATATCCAGTTCGGCCAGGATTCAAGGAGTCGGGCGAAAAAGAAGAGGTGAGGCTATCCACCTGAAATCGTGACAGGTTCGTTACAGATAACGGAGCGAGGAAATAGCCATTTCTTCGTTCTTGGCACAAGACTCTGATCGCCCGCAATCTGCCGCGCCCCCCATGAACACCCCTTCCCTCTTCGCAATCGCCGGAAAAGTCATCGTCGTAACGGGCGCCACCGGCACACTCACCGGATCTGCGGCTAAATACCTGGCTGGCCAGGGCGCCCGCGTGGTGTACCTCGGTCGCACCCAGTCAAAACTCGATGCCACACTGACCGAGGTGCGCAAGGAGCTTCCTGACGCTGAGGTGCTCGCCGTTGCCGCTGACGTCAATGACCGCGCCGCGCTCGAGCATGCCCGGGACACCGTCGTGGCCAGGTGGGGACGCGTTGATGCTCTTCTCAACGGCGCTGGCGGAAACCAGCCAGGCGCCACGCTCACGCCCGACAAGACCTTCACCGACCTCGACTTCAGTGCCTTCCGACAGGTCGTCGACTTGAACCTGCATGGCACGGTGCTGCCGACGCTTGTATTCACCCCGGCATTACAAGCCTCGCCGGCGGCGAGCATCGTGAACTATTCCTCTGCCTCGGCCTCGCGCGCCATCACACGCGTGATTGGCTACTCTGCCGCGAAGGCAGCGGTGGAAAACTTCACCCGCTGGCTTGCCGTTGAATTCGCCAGGAAATCAAAGGGGACGATGCGGGTGAACGCGCTTGTGCCGGGTTTCTTCCTCGGTGAGCAGAACCGTCGTCTCCTCACGAATGAGGACGGCACTCTCACCGCCCGGGGTGAGACCATCATCCGCCAGACGCCATTCGGCCGCTTTGGACAGGCGGATGAGTTGCACGGGGCAATTCACTACCTGGTGTCTGATGCGTCGAAGTTCGTGACCGGCACCACGCTGGTCGTCGATGGAGGCTTCGGCGTCTTCTCCGGCGTCTAGTCACGGGCGGGATTCCCGCAAAGCGCCAAGGGCCGCCTTCAGCTTGGCTCGTCCTCTCGCGATGCGGTTCTCCACGACCTTGGCGCTTGCGCCCACGAGCTCGGCAATCTCCTGATAGGAAAGCTCCTCGTATTCAAACAAGACCAAGGCCTCCCGATAATCGTGAGGAAGACCAGCGATGGCGTCGCGTACGGTCTGTGCCTGCTCTGCCCGCTCGAGGCCGGCGGCTCCTGCTTCACTTGCGTTCGAACCCGGTTCCTCCATCCACTCGTCCAGGGCCACGGTCGGCCGATGGCGCCACCACCTCAGGCGATTCCTGGCAAGATTCACTGCGATTCCAAGTAGCCAAGGTTTGAAGCGCCGGCCGGCCTGAAACTTAGCCCGGTGCTGCCACAGGCGTACGAACGCCTCCTGTGCAAGGTCCTCCGCTTCCGAGGCATTCAGGACGAGTCGGGCGATCACTGACTTGACGGGAAGTTCCCAGCGTCCCATCAGCTCGGCGAAGGCAGCTTCGTCCGACGACTGCACGCGCAGCATCAGGTCCTCGTCAGCAATCGGGGTGGGCGTCGCCGGCTCGGGAAGCATGATCAGTGGGCGTGTGACTCGAGTCGGAGAT
This genomic window contains:
- a CDS encoding sigma-70 family RNA polymerase sigma factor — protein: MLPEPATPTPIADEDLMLRVQSSDEAAFAELMGRWELPVKSVIARLVLNASEAEDLAQEAFVRLWQHRAKFQAGRRFKPWLLGIAVNLARNRLRWWRHRPTVALDEWMEEPGSNASEAGAAGLERAEQAQTVRDAIAGLPHDYREALVLFEYEELSYQEIAELVGASAKVVENRIARGRAKLKAALGALRESRP
- a CDS encoding rhodanese-like domain-containing protein codes for the protein MKRFTLVLLALVGLVSVALAGNSKYPEISQKELEAAVSSKSVTLLDVNGSDSYKEGHIPGAIDFEAKKNDLASVLPADKNALVVAYCGGPGCGAYKEGAEAAAKLGYTNVKHYKGGLKGWKESGAKLASK
- a CDS encoding SDR family oxidoreductase — its product is MNTPSLFAIAGKVIVVTGATGTLTGSAAKYLAGQGARVVYLGRTQSKLDATLTEVRKELPDAEVLAVAADVNDRAALEHARDTVVARWGRVDALLNGAGGNQPGATLTPDKTFTDLDFSAFRQVVDLNLHGTVLPTLVFTPALQASPAASIVNYSSASASRAITRVIGYSAAKAAVENFTRWLAVEFARKSKGTMRVNALVPGFFLGEQNRRLLTNEDGTLTARGETIIRQTPFGRFGQADELHGAIHYLVSDASKFVTGTTLVVDGGFGVFSGV